The nucleotide sequence CGCCCGTTCCCGGGCGACGAGCTGCCGGTGCAGGCGGGCCTGGTGCATCGCACCGGCGATGAGCCGGCCGATGACCAGCAGCAGCTCCACGTCGCGCGCGGCGAACTCGCGGCGGGCCACGGTGTGCACGTTCAGCACGCCCACCAGCCCGCCGGGGTCGGTCTCCATCGGCACCGACACCATCGAGGTGAAGTCCGAGCCGCGCAGGGACTCGAACGGCCGGTATCGCGGATCGGACTCCTTGTCGGCGATGATCACCACCGGCTCGCGGTGGCTGGCCACCCACCCGGACACGCCCTCGCCCAGCGGCAGCCGGATCTTGCCGGCTTGCTCGTCGAACGGCGGCGTGGCGCCGGTCAGCGTGAGCGAGCGCTCGGTGTCGTCGAGGACGTGCACGAAGCACACGTCGGTCGCGGTCGCCGCGGTGATCATCCGCGCGGCGGCCGCGGCGAGCGGCTCCACGCCCGGCCCGCTCGACGCGGCCCGGATCAGCTCGCGCAGCAGCGCCAGTTCGCGGTCGGCGGTGAGCACCTCACCATGCACACCGGTCACTGGAAGATCCCCTCGCGCAGCGCCGTGGCGGCGGCGCCCGTGCGGTCGGCGACGCCGAGCTTGCGGTAGATCGACCGCAGATGGGTCTTCACGGTCTCGTCGCCGATCACCAGCTTGGTGGCGATGCCCTTGTTCGACAGGCCGTTCACCACGCAGGACAGGATCTCGCTCTCGCGCTGGGTGAGACCGTGACGGGCACCGGGCCAGAACTCGTCGCGCTGCAGGCGGGCCGCGGTGTCCACCGCGCGGGCCGCCATGCCGGGGTCGATGGCCGTCTCGCCGCGGTGGACGAGTTCGAGCTGGCGGACCAGGTCGTCGCTGCCGATGCTCTTCAGCAGATAGCCCGACGCGCCGACGCGCAGCGCCTGGAAGAGGTACTGCTCGTCGTCGTAGACCGAGAGCATGACGACCTTGCGGCCGGGGTTGCGGCCGCGCAGTTCGGCGCACAGGTCGAGCCCGCTGGCGCCCTGCATGCGCACGTCGCACAGCACGATGTCGGGGTCGACGTCGTCGACGACGCGCAGGGCCCGTTCGGCGCCGACGGCCTGCCCCACGACCTCCACGCGGTCGGCGAACGTCGTCAGCATCGCCTTGAGGCCCTCGATGACCATCTCGTGGTCGTCGACCAGCATGAGCCGGACCGGGGCGGACGCCATGCGATCACCCTATGGCCGCGACCACCGCCTCCGGTTCAAGATGGCGCCGGTCGGGGGGGATGGATCCACCGTCGGAATCCCCCGGATGGGGGAGGCCCGCCGGTGTGACGTACGCCACTGTGGGCGCATGGGGAGTGACTGTGCGACGCGGACGTTCTGGTGGGACGCCGGACGGCCCGCGGGTGCGGCGGCGAATGACCTCGGCGCGGTGGTGTTCGACCTCGACGGCGCGCTCGCAGACATCGAGCGTGACGGGCAGCGGGTGGCCTTCAACGCGGCGTTCGCGGCGCACGGACTCGACATCGTCTGGTCGGTGGCCGAGTACGGCCGGCTGGTCTGCATTGCCGACGAAGGACGTCGCGTCGCCTCGGCGCTGCGCCGCCGCGGCTACGGGCGGATCAGCGCCGAGATCGCCGCGCACGTCTCCCGCACCAAGAGCGAACTCTTCGAGGCGTCGGTGCTCGGCGGTGACGTCACCCCGCGCGCGGGCCTCGAGGACCTCGTCAACAGCCTGTACTTCGCCCAGATCCCGGTCGCGGTGATCAGCCGCGGTGCACGGTCGTGGGTGGAGCCGCTGGTGCGCCAGCTGCTCGGTGACGGCATCGCCGACACCGTCGTCACGCCCGACGACATGACCCGCCCCGGTCCCGAACCCGACCTGCACGGCCAGATGCTGTCCGAACTCGGGCTGGCGCCGGAGAGCGTGCTCGCGGTGGCCGGCACCGCGGTCGGCTTCCGCGCCGCCCGTGCCGCGAAGCTCGCCACCATGGTGGTGACCACCGGCTACTCTCGCGGCGCCGACTACGCCGGCGCCGCCGACGTGCGCACCGGCTACGACGGCCTGCTCGCCGCGGACTGTCAGTGGCTGCACCGCCGCTGGCAGACCAACCGCTGAGGGTCAGTTACCGCGGATCGCCTCGATGACGGCGCTGAAGTCCTTGTCCGCGTGGTCCTTGGCGAACGCCGCGTAGATCTCGGCGGCGTGCGTGCCGAGCGGCGCGGACGATCCGCTGGAGGCGACGGCGTCCATCGCGAGCCCGAGGTCCTTGTGCATGAGCGCGGTGGCGAACCCGGGCCGGAAGTCGTTGTTGGCCGGCGACGTCGGGACCGGTCCGGGCACCGGGCAGTTGGTGTGCACGGCCCAGCAGTTGCCGGTGGCGCCGGTGATCACGTCGAACAGCGACTGCGCGGGCAGGCCCAACTTCTCGGCGAGGACGAATGCCTCGCCGATCGCGATCTGTTGCACGGCCAGCACCATGTTGTTGCACAGCTTGGCGGCCTGGCCCGCTCCGGACGCGCCGCAGTGGATCACCTTGCCCGCCATGGGGTCCAGCACCGGGCGGGCGCGCTCGACCGAGGATGCCTGGCCGCCGACCATGAACGCCAGCGTGCCGGCGGTGGCGCCCTTGATGCCGCCGGACACCGGGGCGTCGATCTGCTCGACCCCGGCCGCGGTCGCGTCGGCGTTGATGGCGCGGGCGTCGTCGACCGAGATCGTCGAGGTGTCGATGAACAGTGCGCCGGCCGTCGCGGCGGGCAGCACGTCGGCGTAGCAGCGTTTCACGATGTCGCCGTTGGGCAGCGACGTGATCACCACGTCGGCGCCGGTGACCGCCTCGGTGCCGGCGTCGAACGCGGTGACGCCCTTCTCGCGGGCGGCGTCCCGAGACGCCGCCACCGGGTCGAAGCCGCGGACGGTGTGGCCCGCGGCGACGAGGTTGGCCGCCATGGGCCCGCCCATGTTGCCCAGACCGAGGAAGGCGATGGTCGACATGTCTGTACTCCCGTCTAGGACGCCCGGGCCCGGGCGGCAGCGCTGCGGCCGATGACGACGCGCATGATCTCGTTGGTGCCCTCGAGGATCCGGTGCACCCGCAGGTCGCGGACGATCTTCTCCAGGCCGTACTCGTCGAGGTAGCCGTAACCGCCGTGCAGCTGCAGCGCCTGGTCGGCGACGGTGAAGCACGCGTCGGTGACGTAGCGCTTGGCCATCGCACACAGTTCGACCTTGTCCGGATGGTCCTCGTCGAGCGCCGTCGCCGCGCGCCACAACAGGTTTCGCGACGTCTCCAGCGCGGTCGCCATGTCGGCGAGGGCGAACCGGATCGTGGGCTCGTCGAGCAGTGCACCGCCGAACGCGACGCGGTCGCGCAGGTAGCTCAGCGTCTTGTCGTAGGCGGCCTGTGCTCCGCCGAGCGAGCACGCCGCGATGTTGATCCGGCCGCCGTTGAGGCCGTTCATCGCGATGCCGAAGCCGCTGCCCGCCCCGTCGGGGCCGCCGAGCATGGCGTCGGCGGGGATGCGGGCACCGTCGAGGATCACCTGTGCGGTGGGTTGGGCGTTCCAGCCCATCTTGGCCTCGTTGGGGCCGAAACTCAGCCCCGGCGTGCCCTTTTCGACGATGAACGCCGAGATCCCGCGCGGGCCGCTTTCCGGCTCGCCGGTGCGGGCCATGACGACGTAGACGTCGGACACGCCCGCGCCGGAGATGAACTGCTTCACGCCGTCGAGCACCCAGTGGTCGCCGTCGCGGACCGCACGGGTCCGCAGCGCGCTCGCGTCCGACCCGGCGCCCGGTTCGGTGAGGCAGTAGCTCGCGATCGACTCCATCGACGCGAGTCGGGGGACCAGCGACTTCCGTTGCTCGGCAGTGCCGTAACGGTCCACCATCCACGTGCACATGTTGTGGATGGACAGGAACGCCGCCACCGTCGGATCGGCGTAGGACAGTGCCTCGAAGATGCGCACGCCGTCGAGGCGACGCAGGCCGCTGCCGCCGACGTCCTCGGCGCAGTAGACCGCGGCCATGCCCAGTTCCGCCGAGGCGCGCAACACGTCGGTCGGGAAGTGCTTGGTGGCGTCCCATTCCAGGGCATGCGGTGCAATGCGCTTGGCGGCGAAGTCCGCCGCCGTCTCGGCGATGACGCGTTCGTCGTCATCGAGTCCGTGCAGGTTCACGCGCGGGCTACTTCATGGTGGGGATCGAGAACTCGGCCCCGTCCTTGATGCCCGACGGCCAGCGCGAGGTCACCGTCTTGGTCTTGGTGTAGAACTGGATCGACGCGGGGCCGTGCTGGTTGAGGTCGCCGAAGCCGGACCGCTTCCAGCCGCCGAAGGTGTGGTACGCCACCGGAACCGGGATCGGCACGTTGACGCCGACCATGCCCACCTGGACGTTGGCCACGAAGTCGCGGGCGGCGTCGCCGTCGCGGGTGAAGATCGCCACGCCGTTGCCGTACTCGTGCCGAGACGGCAGCGCCAGGGCCTCCTCGTAGTCCTTCGCCCGCACGATGCACAGCACCGGGCCGAAGATCT is from Mycolicibacterium grossiae and encodes:
- a CDS encoding response regulator, which codes for MASAPVRLMLVDDHEMVIEGLKAMLTTFADRVEVVGQAVGAERALRVVDDVDPDIVLCDVRMQGASGLDLCAELRGRNPGRKVVMLSVYDDEQYLFQALRVGASGYLLKSIGSDDLVRQLELVHRGETAIDPGMAARAVDTAARLQRDEFWPGARHGLTQRESEILSCVVNGLSNKGIATKLVIGDETVKTHLRSIYRKLGVADRTGAAATALREGIFQ
- a CDS encoding HAD family hydrolase, which produces MGSDCATRTFWWDAGRPAGAAANDLGAVVFDLDGALADIERDGQRVAFNAAFAAHGLDIVWSVAEYGRLVCIADEGRRVASALRRRGYGRISAEIAAHVSRTKSELFEASVLGGDVTPRAGLEDLVNSLYFAQIPVAVISRGARSWVEPLVRQLLGDGIADTVVTPDDMTRPGPEPDLHGQMLSELGLAPESVLAVAGTAVGFRAARAAKLATMVVTTGYSRGADYAGAADVRTGYDGLLAADCQWLHRRWQTNR
- the mmsB gene encoding 3-hydroxyisobutyrate dehydrogenase: MSTIAFLGLGNMGGPMAANLVAAGHTVRGFDPVAASRDAAREKGVTAFDAGTEAVTGADVVITSLPNGDIVKRCYADVLPAATAGALFIDTSTISVDDARAINADATAAGVEQIDAPVSGGIKGATAGTLAFMVGGQASSVERARPVLDPMAGKVIHCGASGAGQAAKLCNNMVLAVQQIAIGEAFVLAEKLGLPAQSLFDVITGATGNCWAVHTNCPVPGPVPTSPANNDFRPGFATALMHKDLGLAMDAVASSGSSAPLGTHAAEIYAAFAKDHADKDFSAVIEAIRGN
- a CDS encoding acyl-CoA dehydrogenase family protein → MNLHGLDDDERVIAETAADFAAKRIAPHALEWDATKHFPTDVLRASAELGMAAVYCAEDVGGSGLRRLDGVRIFEALSYADPTVAAFLSIHNMCTWMVDRYGTAEQRKSLVPRLASMESIASYCLTEPGAGSDASALRTRAVRDGDHWVLDGVKQFISGAGVSDVYVVMARTGEPESGPRGISAFIVEKGTPGLSFGPNEAKMGWNAQPTAQVILDGARIPADAMLGGPDGAGSGFGIAMNGLNGGRINIAACSLGGAQAAYDKTLSYLRDRVAFGGALLDEPTIRFALADMATALETSRNLLWRAATALDEDHPDKVELCAMAKRYVTDACFTVADQALQLHGGYGYLDEYGLEKIVRDLRVHRILEGTNEIMRVVIGRSAAARARAS